The following proteins are co-located in the Pirellulales bacterium genome:
- a CDS encoding DUF1559 domain-containing protein produces MRRRVSPAFTLVELLVVIAIIGVLVALLLPAIQAAREAARRTQCVNNVKQMALAAANYESAKGVFPPGRLKPDKSINGVETPLGYSNYSEPYNPTFKSGYYSVHIWLLPYMEAGNVYNMIDFKVGQYKRMITLGTPTNPHYNAYATAAGLFICPSDANTVTIISENNYRSNFGGSSPYAGAVTGTGGLADPNVLSSEGIPAGGNGAFSMGVKGLRAGEYSDGLSKTAFFSERIKGSADVPGQAVPNKSAMVTASNRSRTLMPVQTLFNDCQGYTPTASTFDFFAAGRWPPGDDWSNGWPFAGYDSTQYNHVAPPNWSGYDCGSFSAIPDTPDEHAIIAARSDHPGTVVVAFGDGHTAIVSDSVDLGVWRAVGSRNGGETTDAEL; encoded by the coding sequence ATGCGCCGTCGCGTTTCGCCCGCGTTTACACTCGTCGAACTGTTGGTCGTGATCGCCATTATCGGCGTGCTGGTGGCACTGCTGTTGCCGGCGATCCAAGCGGCGCGTGAAGCGGCCCGGCGCACCCAGTGCGTCAATAACGTCAAGCAGATGGCCCTGGCCGCGGCGAACTACGAAAGCGCCAAGGGGGTGTTCCCGCCGGGACGACTCAAGCCGGACAAGTCGATCAACGGCGTTGAGACGCCGCTAGGATATTCCAACTATAGTGAACCCTACAATCCGACCTTCAAGTCGGGCTACTACTCGGTTCACATCTGGCTGTTGCCCTATATGGAAGCGGGCAACGTCTACAACATGATCGATTTCAAGGTCGGTCAATACAAGCGGATGATAACTCTCGGAACCCCGACCAATCCGCACTATAACGCCTACGCCACGGCGGCCGGGCTGTTTATCTGCCCGAGCGACGCGAACACCGTGACGATCATCTCGGAAAACAACTATCGCTCGAACTTCGGCGGCTCGTCCCCCTACGCGGGGGCGGTGACGGGAACCGGCGGGCTGGCCGATCCGAACGTCTTGTCGAGCGAAGGAATCCCCGCCGGCGGCAACGGCGCGTTCTCGATGGGAGTCAAGGGGCTCCGCGCCGGCGAATACTCCGACGGATTGTCGAAGACCGCCTTCTTCTCCGAGCGAATCAAAGGCAGCGCCGACGTACCGGGCCAAGCCGTCCCGAACAAATCGGCGATGGTGACCGCCAGCAATCGATCGCGGACGCTGATGCCCGTGCAAACGTTGTTCAACGACTGTCAAGGTTACACGCCGACGGCAAGCACCTTCGATTTCTTCGCCGCCGGGCGCTGGCCGCCGGGAGACGACTGGTCGAACGGTTGGCCGTTCGCCGGGTACGACAGCACGCAGTACAACCACGTGGCGCCGCCGAATTGGAGCGGCTACGACTGCGGCAGCTTCAGCGCGATCCCCGACACACCGGACGAGCATGCCATCATCGCGGCCCGCAGCGATCATCCGGGGACCGTCGTCGTGGCCTTCGGCGACGGTCACACGGCCATCGTCTCCGACAGCGTCGACCTGGGCGTCTGGCGAGCGGTCGGCAGCCGCAACGGCGGCGAGACGACGGACGCGGAGCTGTAG
- a CDS encoding DUF1559 domain-containing protein: MRVVGRRGFTLVELLVVIAIIGVLVALLLPAIQAAREAARRTQCTNHLKQLGLAVQNHLSRGDMFPAGMTQTPNPYRGKTFFVELLPYIEQQSVYDRWDDTNLANNCNTPQAPAATEIATMLCPSDSPAERVCQFTNSPGNSGLQYPGFYGVTSYAGNHGTRNYYPNDLIAPTNVLDGDVNGIFFSTGAASAPTVNQKPVSLRAVTDGSSNTILLGERFNFDPLFDAKPETQRSSLLIHQWALWGWQGGFKGLGHVTRSSRQPVNSTVATLQSCVTGASYACQDDRLMGWGSGHPGGANLCFADGSTRFVSDSISLVTLAALSTRAGGEIVDSSEAR, translated from the coding sequence ATGCGCGTTGTCGGACGCCGGGGATTTACTCTCGTTGAGTTGTTGGTCGTCATCGCCATCATCGGCGTGCTGGTCGCACTGCTGTTGCCGGCAATCCAAGCAGCCCGAGAAGCGGCGCGGCGCACGCAGTGCACCAACCATCTCAAGCAACTGGGGCTGGCGGTGCAGAACCATCTCTCGCGCGGCGACATGTTTCCCGCGGGCATGACGCAAACCCCCAATCCCTATCGCGGGAAGACGTTCTTCGTCGAGTTGCTGCCGTACATCGAGCAGCAGTCGGTCTACGATCGCTGGGACGATACAAACCTCGCCAACAACTGCAACACGCCGCAAGCGCCTGCGGCCACTGAAATCGCCACGATGTTGTGTCCGTCGGACAGCCCGGCCGAGCGGGTGTGTCAGTTCACCAACAGCCCCGGCAACTCGGGGCTGCAGTATCCGGGCTTTTACGGCGTCACCAGCTACGCCGGCAACCACGGCACGCGCAACTACTATCCCAACGACTTGATCGCCCCGACGAACGTCTTGGACGGCGACGTCAACGGCATCTTCTTCTCGACGGGCGCCGCCTCGGCGCCGACTGTCAACCAGAAACCTGTCAGTCTGCGGGCCGTGACCGACGGTTCGAGCAATACGATCCTGTTGGGCGAGCGGTTCAATTTCGACCCCCTGTTCGATGCGAAGCCGGAAACCCAGCGCAGCAGCCTGCTGATCCATCAATGGGCGCTGTGGGGCTGGCAGGGTGGATTCAAGGGTCTGGGGCACGTGACGCGCAGCAGCCGGCAACCGGTGAACAGCACCGTCGCCACCCTGCAAAGCTGCGTCACCGGCGCTTCGTACGCCTGCCAGGACGACCGGTTGATGGGTTGGGGAAGCGGCCATCCCGGCGGGGCCAATCTTTGCTTTGCCGACGGGTCGACGCGGTTCGTCTCCGATTCGATTTCCCTGGTCACGCTCGCCGCGCTCAGCACCCGCGCCGGGGGCGAGATCGTCGACTCCAGCGAAGCACGGTAG
- a CDS encoding endonuclease/exonuclease/phosphatase family protein: MTRFRPSPATPLSPLPAGSRGLAPPTPTPNRRRRALAVFVGLSALAATPPALADEPNNPGFSESIPNRVRFATFNVSLYGERAGEVLERLAKPGDRQAECLAEIIQRVRPDVLLVNEIDYDPEHATLRAFCDNYLAVPQHASEHPDGPAEPIVFAYQFLADTNTGEPSGFDLDRNGRTNARAGTEAYGGDCWGFGRYQGQYGMAVLSRWPIDAEGVRTFQNFRWAQMPGAQLPDDPATPAPNDWYSAEALGRFPLSSKSHWDVPIQVGGRRIHLLASHPTPPIFDGPENRNGRRNHDEIRLWVDYVGPTADGAYIVDDAGNAGGLPAASSFVVVGDLNSDPHDGEGSPSINRLLSSPRIAQYEPPASRGAVEQAARQGGANAHHHGDPAHDTCDPPDDPGPGNLRLDYVLPSADLRVIASGVFWPVREDPLFRLVGEHPFPSSDHRLVWADVAIGEDAPE; encoded by the coding sequence ATGACCCGTTTCCGTCCAAGCCCCGCGACCCCGCTTTCGCCGCTTCCCGCCGGCAGCCGCGGCCTTGCGCCCCCGACGCCGACTCCCAACCGGCGGCGACGCGCCCTGGCAGTTTTCGTGGGGCTGAGCGCCCTGGCCGCGACCCCCCCTGCGCTGGCCGACGAGCCGAACAACCCTGGTTTTTCCGAGTCAATTCCCAATCGCGTGCGATTCGCGACGTTCAATGTTTCGCTCTACGGCGAGCGCGCGGGCGAGGTGCTCGAGCGGCTCGCGAAGCCCGGCGATCGCCAAGCCGAGTGCCTGGCCGAGATCATCCAACGGGTTCGGCCCGATGTGCTGCTCGTCAACGAGATCGACTACGATCCCGAGCACGCGACGCTCCGGGCGTTCTGCGACAATTACTTGGCCGTCCCGCAGCACGCCAGCGAGCACCCCGACGGACCTGCCGAGCCCATCGTTTTTGCGTATCAGTTTCTCGCTGATACGAACACCGGGGAGCCGTCGGGGTTCGACCTTGATCGCAACGGTCGGACCAACGCCCGCGCGGGGACCGAGGCCTACGGCGGCGACTGCTGGGGGTTCGGACGCTACCAGGGACAGTACGGCATGGCCGTGTTGTCGCGCTGGCCGATCGACGCCGAGGGCGTGCGGACGTTCCAGAACTTTCGCTGGGCGCAGATGCCCGGAGCGCAGTTGCCCGACGATCCCGCGACCCCGGCGCCGAACGATTGGTACTCGGCCGAGGCCTTGGGGCGATTTCCCCTGTCGTCCAAGAGCCACTGGGACGTGCCGATTCAAGTCGGCGGGCGACGGATTCACCTGCTGGCGAGTCATCCCACGCCGCCGATCTTCGACGGCCCGGAAAACCGCAACGGCCGCCGCAACCACGACGAAATCCGCCTGTGGGTCGACTACGTCGGCCCGACAGCCGACGGGGCGTACATCGTCGACGACGCGGGAAACGCCGGAGGATTGCCGGCCGCAAGCAGCTTCGTCGTCGTCGGCGACTTGAACAGCGACCCGCACGACGGCGAAGGTTCCCCCTCGATCAATCGCCTGTTGTCATCGCCGCGGATCGCACAGTACGAACCGCCGGCGAGTCGCGGCGCCGTCGAGCAGGCCGCTCGCCAGGGGGGCGCCAACGCGCATCACCACGGGGACCCCGCCCACGACACGTGCGATCCCCCCGACGACCCCGGCCCGGGCAACCTGCGACTCGACTACGTGCTTCCTTCGGCCGACCTGCGCGTGATCGCCTCGGGGGTGTTCTGGCCGGTGCGCGAGGACCCGCTGTTTCGGCTCGTGGGAGAGCACCCCTTCCCGAGCTCCGACCATCGGCTCGTGTGGGCGGATGTCGCGATTGGGGAAGATGCGCCGGAGTGA
- a CDS encoding lamin tail domain-containing protein → MSVKSRFAWTAICGLVLATSVANVRAAIIISQYYEGTSNNKWIELYNSGGASVDLAAGNYQLSHWSNANRELWKTDGAPTGTQALTGVIAAGGTYLIGHSSAVLPAYAVADQTSGSNGGLNFNGDDSVAVWVGTTFATASIEDVFGLTANTAADRSFVRNANIVSGTTSDFSASDWTEYSIADVEGAAADVNERLGYHAAIPEPTTVALALVGLAGLAVRRRR, encoded by the coding sequence ATGTCTGTGAAATCTCGTTTTGCCTGGACCGCGATTTGCGGCTTGGTCCTGGCAACGTCCGTCGCCAATGTGCGTGCGGCGATCATCATCTCCCAGTACTACGAAGGTACGAGCAACAACAAGTGGATCGAGTTGTACAATTCCGGAGGCGCCTCGGTCGATCTGGCCGCCGGCAATTATCAACTCTCCCATTGGAGCAACGCCAACCGCGAGCTCTGGAAGACTGACGGCGCCCCGACCGGCACTCAAGCCCTCACCGGCGTCATTGCGGCCGGCGGGACCTATCTCATCGGCCATTCGTCCGCCGTGTTGCCGGCCTATGCGGTCGCCGATCAAACCAGCGGCTCGAACGGCGGATTGAACTTCAACGGCGATGACAGCGTCGCGGTTTGGGTGGGGACCACGTTCGCCACGGCGAGCATCGAGGACGTCTTCGGTCTGACCGCGAACACCGCTGCTGATCGCAGCTTTGTGCGCAATGCGAACATCGTTTCCGGCACGACGTCGGATTTCAGTGCGTCGGACTGGACGGAGTATTCCATTGCCGACGTCGAAGGGGCGGCTGCCGACGTCAATGAACGTCTGGGCTATCACGCCGCCATCCCGGAGCCGACGACCGTCGCCCTGGCCCTCGTGGGGCTGGCCGGTTTGGCGGTTCGGCGTCGTCGTTAG